One genomic segment of Sanyastnella coralliicola includes these proteins:
- a CDS encoding PAS domain-containing sensor histidine kinase: MKSVKGYLHPDAVDMLFRTSERATNTGTILRDMNDGEIILSLGAQHMLRTDSRFPEDHQATFHRFGQHTIQRIELAMQDAVSYKRTTELLLEDQSDKAMQFFRLVVSPSEKVESQGLVIATISDVTQEQKIRHDFKLQSMLLDQIQDSIIAVDKFGTIFYWNQGAERIFKLPKSEMLGAHIDRLGPGFDVAIYEEMHRTGEAFRKAEWCHEQAEDGDVWVRVTTCPISDEHGDFAGVLGVSKCITEEKRLSLENERQRSYLEAVYEATGLSIICLKTDRKIIMINSLAKELFYQVEGVDVVAGMSTDQLHVGECHLKDLVDGFLRGELNSHESFAKIDGKPHWLNCEIRPLVIPGKESEEADLVITFKDITDLKTSEINLIDTESRFRKLFENNSYGIAVYSLEGFAIETNEAYQKLTARSNEELRQTNVHEILHPEDVPDSDCATYIAKTEFPRLKRFVGKDGSLRYGNLHLSLMQNIAGEDEYILVMARDVSFEVELEQSKRSLEDRQRVLLEDGLDAVFLVNEEGLVQYATSSVNNVLGLRDQQVQGNRIDFLLGIAPADLSTLLSDVLQVNEQGSIVFYTPCKQSNDRKWLEVHVSNRMNTPAVSGIVMVVRDVSLERQYLMDRWQFTMKLEKEKETAEEIGRLKSAFLANMSHEIRTPLNGIIGLSNLISHESLEEQIQEYAGIQKESSMRLLDTVNSILDMARLEAGKTQAHQERTALLDNAQRIVKPFIFSAEGKGLEFIFDAEISPKSEVMVAPGVLNLILNNLIGNAIKFTDEGRISVVLREEGSTHLSIQVSDTGIGIAEENFDRMFQPFEQESSGFNRRYEGTGLGLAITKRFVELANGTIEMQSTKGMGTSFNVRLPKYTNTTND, translated from the coding sequence ATGAAGTCTGTAAAGGGATATCTCCACCCTGATGCTGTGGATATGCTGTTCCGTACCTCGGAACGTGCGACCAATACCGGAACGATTCTTCGCGATATGAACGACGGCGAGATCATTCTGTCCTTGGGTGCACAGCATATGCTTAGAACAGATTCACGATTTCCTGAAGATCATCAAGCTACTTTTCATCGATTTGGTCAACACACTATTCAACGCATTGAATTGGCAATGCAGGATGCTGTGTCATACAAACGCACAACTGAACTTCTTCTTGAAGATCAGTCAGACAAGGCGATGCAGTTTTTTCGACTGGTCGTAAGCCCTTCAGAAAAAGTGGAATCACAAGGTTTGGTGATTGCGACGATTTCCGATGTTACACAAGAGCAAAAAATCCGGCACGATTTCAAGTTGCAGTCTATGCTACTCGATCAAATCCAGGATAGCATTATTGCAGTCGATAAGTTTGGGACGATTTTCTACTGGAATCAAGGAGCTGAGCGAATTTTTAAATTACCAAAGTCAGAAATGTTAGGGGCGCATATTGATCGACTCGGCCCTGGCTTTGATGTGGCTATCTATGAAGAGATGCATCGAACAGGTGAAGCATTCAGGAAAGCCGAATGGTGCCATGAGCAAGCCGAAGACGGTGATGTATGGGTACGTGTGACTACCTGTCCAATTTCAGATGAGCATGGAGACTTTGCGGGTGTGCTCGGGGTATCGAAGTGTATCACCGAAGAGAAGAGACTATCTCTGGAGAACGAACGTCAGCGCTCGTACCTAGAAGCGGTTTATGAGGCAACGGGCCTTTCGATTATATGTCTTAAGACCGATCGAAAGATCATCATGATCAATTCCCTCGCAAAAGAACTCTTCTATCAAGTAGAAGGGGTAGATGTGGTTGCAGGGATGAGTACGGATCAATTGCATGTGGGAGAATGTCACCTGAAAGATTTGGTGGATGGCTTCCTGCGTGGAGAGTTGAACTCACATGAGTCTTTTGCTAAAATTGATGGAAAACCACATTGGTTAAACTGCGAAATTCGTCCGCTTGTCATTCCTGGAAAGGAGAGCGAAGAAGCCGATTTGGTCATCACTTTCAAAGACATTACTGATCTCAAAACAAGCGAGATCAACCTGATCGATACTGAGTCTCGTTTCCGCAAGCTCTTTGAGAACAACTCCTATGGAATAGCGGTCTACAGCCTGGAAGGATTCGCCATCGAAACGAATGAAGCCTATCAGAAATTGACGGCTCGTTCAAACGAAGAATTGAGGCAAACGAATGTTCATGAAATTCTCCATCCAGAAGACGTTCCAGATTCTGATTGTGCGACTTACATCGCCAAGACCGAGTTTCCGCGTTTGAAGCGATTTGTCGGAAAGGATGGATCACTTCGCTATGGTAACCTTCACCTGAGCTTGATGCAAAACATCGCCGGTGAAGATGAATACATCTTGGTTATGGCCAGGGATGTGAGTTTTGAAGTAGAGCTCGAACAAAGCAAGCGCAGCCTTGAAGATCGCCAGCGTGTTCTTCTCGAGGATGGATTAGACGCCGTATTCCTCGTAAACGAAGAAGGACTTGTTCAGTATGCGACTTCATCAGTCAACAATGTACTTGGTCTTCGTGATCAACAAGTGCAAGGGAACAGAATAGATTTCTTACTCGGGATAGCGCCTGCTGATTTGAGCACATTACTCTCTGATGTGCTTCAGGTGAATGAACAAGGATCTATTGTGTTCTACACCCCTTGCAAGCAATCCAATGACAGAAAATGGCTCGAGGTACATGTCTCCAACCGAATGAATACTCCGGCGGTGTCTGGAATTGTCATGGTGGTCAGAGATGTCAGCCTTGAACGACAATACCTCATGGATCGTTGGCAGTTTACTATGAAGCTGGAAAAGGAGAAAGAAACGGCAGAAGAAATTGGTCGTTTGAAGAGCGCTTTTTTAGCAAACATGAGTCATGAAATACGTACGCCACTCAATGGTATCATCGGCCTTTCGAATCTCATTAGCCACGAATCACTCGAAGAGCAAATCCAAGAATACGCGGGGATACAGAAAGAGTCGAGCATGCGACTCCTTGATACGGTAAACAGTATTTTGGACATGGCCAGGTTAGAAGCCGGCAAAACACAAGCACATCAAGAAAGAACGGCCTTGCTCGATAACGCACAACGCATCGTGAAGCCTTTCATCTTCTCAGCGGAAGGGAAAGGACTAGAATTCATATTCGACGCGGAAATATCACCAAAGAGTGAGGTGATGGTCGCTCCCGGCGTATTGAATTTGATCTTGAATAACCTCATTGGTAACGCGATTAAGTTTACTGATGAAGGACGGATTTCGGTCGTGCTTCGGGAAGAAGGCAGCACTCACTTGTCTATACAAGTAAGTGATACGGGGATCGGAATTGCGGAAGAGAACTTCGACCGAATGTTCCAGCCCTTTGAACAAGAGAGTTCAGGGTTTAACCGCCGTTACGAAGGAACTGGATTAGGATTGGCGATCACAAAACGATTTGTGGAATTGGCCAATGGAACCATAGAAATGCAGAGTACCAAGGGGATGGGCACCTCGTTTAACGTACGTCTGCCAAAGTATACCAATACAACCAATGATTAA
- a CDS encoding response regulator, translated as MIKVLYVEDDKINRLVLDRYLHEDFDVTMAATSGDALKLMKEGEFDVVLLDINLGIDDLDGIALLKQMRKEFPSVDSRFIAVTAFAGSGEEQEIIKVGFDAYHAKPVDKWSLIDQIKAENAKRSH; from the coding sequence ATGATTAAGGTACTCTACGTAGAAGATGATAAGATAAACCGTCTCGTACTCGATAGATACCTTCATGAAGATTTTGATGTCACCATGGCCGCTACGTCAGGTGATGCATTGAAGTTGATGAAAGAAGGGGAGTTCGACGTGGTGTTATTAGACATCAATTTGGGAATTGACGACTTAGACGGAATCGCGTTGTTGAAGCAAATGCGTAAAGAATTTCCGTCGGTTGATTCGCGCTTTATCGCCGTGACAGCCTTTGCAGGAAGCGGTGAAGAACAAGAGATTATTAAGGTGGGCTTTGATGCTTATCACGCTAAACCCGTAGATAAATGGAGTCTCATCGATCAAATCAAAGCTGAGAACGCTAAGCGATCACACTGA
- the selD gene encoding selenide, water dikinase SelD, translated as MEVKLTQYSHGAGCGCKLSPAVLDDILSKVDRSQHFPGLLVGNSSKDDAAVHDLGNGQAVVSTTDFFMPIVDDAADFGRIAATNAISDIYAMGGTPMMAIAILGWPIDKLSTEVAGQVLEGGREVCSAAGIPLAGGHSIDSPEPIFGLAVTGIVGVDQLKQNDKAKEGDILFLTKGLGVGMITTAQKRSLASDEHVEAAVNSMKTLNKIGAELGKVDGVNAMTDVTGFGLLGHLSELTTAAGLKAEINFASIPTVLDRESLLHYHTQGAIPGGTKRNFASYGHYVEANEGFERDLLCDPQTSGGLLVSCDPSSANQVAALLQQHGLHHEAIGKMVAGEAGKISVIA; from the coding sequence ATGGAAGTAAAACTCACCCAATACAGCCATGGAGCCGGATGCGGATGCAAACTCTCTCCTGCTGTTCTTGATGATATCCTCAGTAAAGTAGATCGTAGTCAGCATTTCCCTGGGCTCCTTGTTGGAAACAGCTCCAAGGATGATGCTGCCGTTCACGACCTTGGAAACGGTCAAGCTGTAGTCAGCACAACAGACTTCTTTATGCCAATCGTAGACGATGCCGCCGACTTCGGACGAATCGCCGCAACGAATGCGATCAGTGATATCTACGCTATGGGTGGTACGCCAATGATGGCCATCGCTATTCTTGGTTGGCCGATAGACAAACTAAGCACTGAGGTAGCTGGTCAAGTACTAGAGGGCGGACGAGAAGTGTGCTCAGCTGCAGGCATTCCATTGGCTGGCGGACACAGCATTGACAGTCCGGAACCTATTTTCGGATTGGCTGTGACAGGTATCGTTGGAGTAGATCAGCTGAAACAAAACGACAAGGCGAAGGAAGGTGACATTCTTTTCTTGACAAAGGGTCTTGGCGTTGGAATGATCACCACTGCACAGAAGCGATCATTAGCTTCTGATGAACACGTGGAAGCTGCTGTGAACAGCATGAAAACCTTGAACAAGATTGGTGCTGAGTTGGGGAAAGTTGATGGCGTCAACGCCATGACAGATGTTACAGGATTTGGTTTACTGGGTCACTTAAGCGAACTGACTACAGCGGCCGGCTTAAAGGCAGAGATCAACTTCGCATCGATCCCGACGGTCTTGGATCGTGAGTCATTGCTACACTACCATACGCAAGGGGCTATTCCGGGTGGAACCAAGCGGAACTTCGCGAGTTATGGTCACTACGTTGAGGCCAATGAAGGGTTTGAGCGCGATCTTCTATGCGATCCTCAAACGAGTGGCGGTTTGTTGGTAAGCTGCGATCCTTCAAGTGCAAATCAAGTGGCTGCACTATTACAGCAGCACGGATTACATCATGAAGCGATTGGAAAAATGGTCGCGGGAGAAGCAGGCAAGATCAGTGTGATCGCTTAG
- the mnmH gene encoding tRNA 2-selenouridine(34) synthase MnmH has product MVISPQEFLNLELDSPILDVRTPAEFEEAHIPGAINLPIFDNNERALVGTVYKNHSPDQALKIGLDIVGPKMSSFVNSAQRLAPEGKVRVHCWRGGMRSNSMAWLLTTAGFQVDVLEGGYKAFRNEIRRAISNDFDFRVLGGFTGSAKTQVLHAMKEQGAQVIDLEGIAKHKGSSFGNLLEEEQPGTEAFIVEVWDVLRRLDANEVIWMEDESRTIGRVYVSDELLFQIKNSRLIFIERTMEQRAEFLAEDYGNIDPDLLKLGFERITKRLGGQNVQLALELIDQGDLAGAATIGLRYYDKTYSHGLSKREEEKVQTFDGKGMNPEETAKALLASNIWK; this is encoded by the coding sequence ATGGTGATTTCCCCCCAAGAATTCCTAAACCTAGAACTCGACTCTCCTATTCTGGATGTCCGTACACCAGCAGAGTTTGAGGAGGCGCATATTCCGGGGGCGATCAATCTTCCCATTTTCGATAATAACGAACGCGCCTTGGTTGGAACGGTCTACAAAAACCACAGTCCAGATCAAGCGCTTAAAATCGGATTGGACATCGTAGGTCCTAAGATGTCTTCCTTCGTCAATTCAGCCCAACGTTTAGCTCCAGAAGGCAAAGTGCGTGTGCATTGCTGGCGTGGCGGCATGCGTTCAAACTCGATGGCGTGGTTGTTGACTACAGCTGGATTCCAAGTTGACGTGCTCGAAGGAGGCTATAAGGCCTTTCGCAATGAGATCCGACGAGCTATTTCAAACGACTTTGACTTTCGAGTACTAGGAGGCTTCACAGGAAGCGCGAAAACCCAGGTTCTTCATGCTATGAAAGAACAAGGAGCTCAGGTGATTGATTTAGAAGGTATTGCCAAACACAAAGGGTCTTCCTTTGGAAACCTTCTCGAAGAAGAGCAACCGGGAACAGAAGCATTTATCGTAGAAGTCTGGGACGTCCTTCGCAGACTCGATGCCAACGAGGTGATCTGGATGGAAGATGAAAGCAGAACCATTGGACGCGTATACGTGTCTGATGAACTCCTCTTTCAGATCAAGAATTCTCGTTTGATTTTCATCGAACGAACCATGGAGCAACGAGCAGAATTCCTAGCCGAAGACTATGGTAACATTGATCCCGATCTCTTGAAGTTAGGATTCGAACGAATCACCAAACGACTCGGCGGACAAAACGTACAACTCGCCCTCGAACTGATCGATCAAGGTGATCTTGCAGGCGCTGCCACCATCGGTTTGCGTTACTATGATAAGACCTATTCACACGGACTTAGCAAACGAGAAGAAGAAAAAGTTCAGACCTTTGACGGCAAAGGAATGAACCCCGAAGAAACAGCCAAAGCGCTGCTTGCCTCAAACATATGGAAGTAA